Within the Catalinimonas niigatensis genome, the region AGCATCCACTGGGGCAGTAAACGTTTGAAACTCACGTCCATTGCCTCTTGCGGGAATATCTACCTCTGCTACTTTAGGTCCATCCGGCTCGTCCAGGCGTACTTCAACAGTACCTCCTTCTGCCACTGCGACATGAAAATCTATGGCAGCAATGTCTGTCAGGTCAATATCGCTGAAACCAAGGTAAGAGCCATTTTGCAAACCACTGACATAGGCAAAATCACCGCCATTGGGACGTTGTCTTTCTGCTTTAGAAAAGTCCTCATAGGCTTCTGCCTGTACACGAGGATGGCGCAAAGTGATCATTTTACGAGTGGACAAGGGAGGCATGTCGTTGGCACCCCGGTCGGTATAATTTACCGTGAGGTAATAGCTTCCTTCCTCTCCTTTCCCGTGGTGATGATTCAGTTTCAGACTGCCCTGCATGGGCATGCTGCCGCTGATGGCCTGATCTTCATCGGCCAGAGAAAGAATATATTTGACCATTTCAGCCGTTTCTTCCTGCGTATGTTGAGGATGAGCAGCCATCAGGCTATGTCCCCAGTTGCCATTACCCCCGGTAATAATTTTAGTAGCCAGCATATCAATGGCACCTTCTTCTTCATGATAGCGCTCTGCCACATCCTGGTAACTGGGGCCAATGGAAGTCTGATCCAACGCATGACAGGACTTACAGTCACTGCCGTCTATTAGATTTTTACCTTTTAAAAAGGGAGAAACCATTGCATTGGCTCCCAGCAGTGCAAGGTCTTTACTTTCCTGCAGGTAATCAAAATGTACCCGTACATTTTCAGGAGCTATACCTCCATCAAGCGTAAAGCCATCTTCTGCATCACTGACCTGAATTTGATAATCCAATGCTTCATCATCATAGAAGAAGGTCTGGTTACCATTCATGGCGATCTCAATCAGGGGAGCAGCATTTCCCACCCTGATTTCTATCTGTGCAGTGGAAGTTTTTCCTGCCTTATCCGTTACTTTCAGCGTTGGATGATAGACACCGGGTTCTTCAAAGGTGAAGCTGGTTTCGGCTTCGCCAGCCTGTGTCTCATCATCGGTAAATGACCAGGCATAGCTCAGGGCATCATCGGTATCATAGTCAAAGGACTGGATAGCGGAAAACTGCACAGTTAAAGGCGCAGCACCGGCTTTCTGGTCGGCAGCTATACTGGCTACCGGCTTGCGGTTGCCTTCTGCATATTCAATCCGGACCAGTCGGGCTTCGTCATTGTCAGCAAAGTAATTGGCACCATATTCTAGTAGGTACATGGCTCCATCAGGTCCAAACTCCATATCAATCGGTTTGGAAATTGGCATATCCTCCATGAAAGGTTCAATTTTGACAGGCTGATGATTTTCGTCAAAAGTGATCACTTTAATCCAGCTTCTTGCCCATTCGTAGATAAACAGCTTCCCATCGTAATAGTCTGGAAACCTGACACTGGAATGCTGGTAACGGTCGGCATAGTACACCGGTCCTGCCATCGCACTTCTGGAACCTGTACCCAGGTTAGGCCACTGCTCGGATTCGCCATACGGATACGAGATCATAGCCGGACGGGCAGGAGGCAACTCACGGCTTCCGTAATTGTGGGGAGAGGCGTTGATGGGTTTTTCCGGATCAAAATAGGCTCCAGGCGTATCGGTATAAAAATCCCAGTCGGGATAGGCTTTATTGTCAGCGACAAAATAGGGCCAGCCATAATTTCCGGCTACTCTTCCCTGATTCCATTCGTCGTAGCTCTGCGGTCCCTGTATTCCGTCTTTTCCTACGTCGGGACCCACATCGCCCCAGTACACCCAATTGTTTTTCCAGTCAATGGAAATACGGAAGGGGTTTCTGGCGCCCATAACATAAATTTCCGGTCTGCCTTTGGAACCATCTTTTGGGAAAAGGTTTCCACTAGGAATGCTATACGTTCCGTCATCGTTTAATTTAATACGAAGTATTTTACCTCTCAGATCATGGGTATTGCCGGAAGATTTCTGCGCATCCCAGGGGCCACGACCGGGACGTTCATCCAGGGGAGAATAGCCGTTGGACTCTTTGGAGCTGGTATTGTCACCGGTAGACAGCCAAAGTAAGCCATCAGGACCAAACTGTACGGAACCACCGGAATGGCAGCAGGTTTCACGCTGAACAGCCACATCTAAAACCACCTTCTCGCTGGCCATGATCAGGCTATCATCCGACATATAGAAACGCGACAAACGCTGTACGGAATCCTCTCCTGCTGGAGAATAATAAATATAAACACGGCGGTTATGATGAAATTTGGGATCTACTGCAATGCCCAGCATCCCATCTTCGTAATTGCCTTCTGTACTCACGTCAAAGGTAGAAAGCAGTTTTACTTCTCTGGTATCAGGGTTATACAGCTTTACATTGCCACGACGTTCAATGTAAATCACTTTACCATCCGGCATAATGTCCAGTTCCATCGGCTCGTTGAGCTGATCATCCAGCACGATACGGGTGAAGCGACTTTCATCAGGAACTCTTTTCGTCCTTGCCCTACTGTAGTCTAAAGTATTTTTGTCAATGGAATAGCGCAATGCCTCTGCCAATTCCTCGTCTGAAATATCTGTCAAAGCGGGAAGATAGGTAAAGCGACCTCCGTCAAAGCTTAGTCTGGCGGGTTTGGCAGGAGCTTCTGTCTGAGTGCTGATGGTCGTCACCATCATTTTTTCGTCCTGAGCTTCTTCAGTCCATGCACTCGTCAAACTTTGATACCAGGGCCACTGATACTGAGGAGAGATGTCGGTGCCTATACTGATGATTCCTCCACCAGCCTGTATATAGCGCTCCAGATCTGTCTGATGACGATATTCCAATGCTGCTCCGGGTACCTGTAAAAATGCCAGAGCACTGTAGTGTTTGATGGTGTCTTCAGTAAGCAGACTGATCTGAGAGGTAGTATCCAGCACGTAGTTTTTTTGCTGGCTGATGCTTCTGAGTTTTTGAATATCTGCCAGAGAGGTAACATCCGGCTGGATAAACGCCAATATCCTTTCTTCCGGTAAATGCTGGGTACATGCTCCCAGCAAAAGAAGAAAGCATAATAGGTAAGAAGGTTGCTTTTTCATGCGAAATAATAGGTTCACGCTACTAACAATCTTCCAAAAGTAAAGATTCGGCAACAGGAAAAAAACGGATTAGACTGGAGTCTGTCTACTTTTTACAATTTTTTATAGAATTATATTAATGTTGAGGCAATTGCTTTATCCATTCGTGATGAAGCTTTTCCATCTCTTTTACTTTTTCCGGATGCCGGGCTTCCAGATTATTCATCTCTGAAATGTCTTCTGCCAGATTTACCAGAAAGTACTTTTGCCCTTCGGGTAGAGGTGCCTTTTCAGTTGGGTCATAAGGATTACCAATCAATTTCCAGTCTCCCTGCCGTACTGCCCACTGTTCTCTGCCTGTGGCCCAGTGAAAAGTCTCATGAGGAGAAGGCGCATCTACCGAAAGAATGACAGACACGATACTGCTGCCATCCAGATCATCTTGATTTGGAGACACTTTACAAAGTTCAGCAATGGTAGGATACCAGTCTACCCCTACACCCATCTGCTCCCGCACTTCATTTTCAGGCAACTGACCGGGCCAACTGATGATAGCCGGTACCCGGATACCCCCTTCAAACAAACTGAACTTAGCTCCGCGATAAGGCCCGGCATTTCCTCCTCCGCCAAAGGTGCGTTCTTCTGTAGAATGACCATGATCTGACATCAGGATGATGATGGTATTTTTACGCAGCCCAAGTTCATCTACCTTCGCTACCAGTTCACCGATCTTCTCATCGGTGGTAGAAACGAAAGCCGCATACTCCCGACGGGGCGAAGGCAGGTTTTTATAATGCGCTCTCCACTTTTCCTCTCCCTGCAAAGGATAATGAGGTGTATTGATTGCCCAGTACAAAAAGAACGGCTCTTTCTGATGCTCCTCAATAAAATTGCTGGCTTCCTCCACCATCAGATCAGGAAAAAACTGCCCATCTCTGAAAATTTCTTCCCCGTTTTGCCATAAGTCGTGGCGGTTCGGGCCATTCCAGTAAAAAAAGTGGGAATAGTTATCAATACAACCGCCCATATGTCCGAAGGAGTAATCAAAGCCCTGTCCGTTGGGCATGGTTTCGGGAGTGTATCCCAGATGCCATTTGCCCACATGTCCGGTGGCATAACCGGCTTCTTTCAGCATTTCTGCTATCGTAATCTGCTCCGCAGGCATACCTGCATGTCCCTCACTGGAAGAAGCATTTCCGGGCAGGCCTGCTCTCTGCGGCACTTTGCCGGTCAGCAGTCCAGCACGGGAAGGAGAGCAGACCGGTGCTGCCGCATAAAACTGGGTAAACCTGACGCCTCGCTCTGCCAGCGCATCCATGTGGGGAGTAGTCAGGTCTTTGGCACCGTAGCAGTTCATGTCAATACTACCCTGATCATCGGTATAGATCAGAATCACGTTCGGGCGTTGATTCTGGGCAAATAAACTTGAGGAAATAAAGAGTAAAAAAAGAAGATGCAGGTATCTCATTAGGGTGTTAGGGTTCTGCGTATGATAGTTTTAAAGTATTATGGTAATATTTGAATAAAACCATAATACCATCGCACTATAACACTACTTAAACTAATCCAGCTTCTTTCATCAGTTTTTTGGTAGCCAGCAGGTCTTTTTTCATCACTTCTTTGGTCTTGCTAAGCTTCTGCTGTTCGCTGAGGCTCTGATCGTGCTCAGGCATTTCATATTCATAATGGACGGATACGGGAGCCGTAAGCTGCATTTCTTTCAACATTTTGAAAAAAGCCACAAAATCTACCATACCCTCACCAATCGGAGTATTATACACCTGCCATTTCCCATCTTTTTTCTCCCAGCGGAAGTCTTTTGCCACCAGTGTATTGATGTGAGGGTGAATATATTGTAAGCCAAGAGGCCAGGATTCTCCACCTTCTACCGTAGCATGTCTGATATCATACTGGTTACCTAAATGAGGAGAGTTGATTTCAGATAATATAGCAGCTATATCCCATACCGGAGCTCCTACATAATGTCTTCCCGAGTGGTTCTGGTAGGAGCCGTAAAGTCCCAGCTTCTGATTGTATTTGGCCAGCTTACTCAGTTTTTTCCTGCATTCTTCCATATAAGCTGTGATGTCTGCTTTTTCAGGATATTTGAGCCAGTTGGTCCTGTAATATTGAATACCCAGTTCGCTGGCGGTACTCAGCAGTTTCTGATTGGTAGCATCATCAGCATCTATAAGCGCGGTAGTCATCATTTTGGCTTGTAAGCCTTGTTGCTTGATAGCTTCCACTGCTTTGGGCAGATCACGGGCCACATTTTCGGGAAGTACATGTCCGCCAGGGCGAACAGACAGGTCTACACCATCAAAGCCAATCTCAGCAGCAGTTTCCGCCATATGGTCATAATCCAGAAACTGCAAATGCTTGGAAAAGACATGAAAACTTATATGCTCTTTTTGTTTTTTGCTTTCCAGACCGGCAAAAGAAGGTTTTGGAATGGTCAGGGCAGCACCTCCGGCAGCCAATGTACTTAAAAAATGTCGCCTGCTATTCTGATGATCGGTATGCATAAGTTGTTTTATTGTTTATTGATGATGGTAAAATATACATCATACGCCATTAATCATTATCAATTATTCGCTATTCATTATTTTCCGGTAAAGCAAATGCGACATAAGCATCCGAACGCTTATCGGTAGTTTTACCACCTCCTGCAGCAATAACTAAATACTGTTGTCCATCTACTTCGTAAGTGGCAGCCGTAGCCATACCTGCTGCCGGAAGTTTGTATTTCCACAATTCCTCTCCCGTATCTTTATCAAAAGCACGAATATACTCATCAGTGGTAGCAGCGATAAAAATAAGCCCTCCGGCGGTCACTACCGGACCACCATAATTCTCGGTACCTGTTTTGGGAACGCCTCTTGCTGTCAATTCTTCATACTCCCCCAAAGGCACAGACCACAAAATTTTGCCTTCATCCAGATCAATAGCGTTGAGTGTACCCCAGGGTGGCTCAACAGCGGGATACCCTTCAGAATCCACAAAACGGTTGTAGCCCGTATGGTTGTAGCGAAGGTTACCTGTTTCCTGTTGTACAAGGGTCGTAGAAGCTTTCCTTACTTTCATTTTCCCTGCCTTCCCCAACAGAAAAGCCGCAATTGCATCTATCTGGGTATCTTGCAGAAAAGCAAACGAAGGCATTGAACCCCTTCCCTCTTTGACTATTTGAGTGATTTCATCATGCTTCAGACGCTGCTTTACATGAACCAGTTCGGGTGCATTTCCATGAAAATTGCTTCCCTGAAGATCAGCCCCATGACAACCCATGCAATTAGTCTGATACATACTCTTGCCCAACGCCAGCATATCGTCAGGATTGGCTTCCTGTGTTTCTATCATTGTAAGTATCCAAGGCATCTCATTGGCATTCACATACAAAACATTGGAAACAGGATCATAGCCTGCTCCTCCCCACTCCCCACCTCCGTCAAAGCCGGGAAAAATGATAGTCCCTTCTTTGCTGGGAGGCACAAACTGTCCGTTGGAACGGCTTCTTTTGAGCACTGCAAGTAAGGAGTCTTTGTCTTTTGAATAAGGATTGATATCCGCTTCAGTCAGCTGTTGGCGAGCAAACGGTGGCGGACTTGTAGGCAAGGGCTGAGTTGGCCAGGTCTGTTCACCCACCAGATCTGACTCAGGATAATGCTTTTCTTCTACAGGAAAGAGAGGCTCTCCGGTATCGCGATCAAGAACATAGATGTGCCCGGATTTTGTAATCTGTGCTATTGCATCTACTTTTTTACCTTCCCTTTCTACTGTGACCAGATTGGGAGGGGCCGGCAAATCCCGATCCCAAAGATCATGATGTACAGTTTGAAAATGCCAGATGCGCTTTCCGGTATTAGCATCCAGGGCCAGCAAACTGTTGGCAAAAAGATTGTTACCCTTACGATTGCCTCCGTAAAAATCAAAGGCAGCAGAGCCTGTAGGTACGAACACTATCTCTCTCTCCTCGTCCACTGTCATTCCCGCCCAGTTATTTGCTCCTCCAATAGACTGGTAGGCAGTTTGGTCTTCCCAGGTGTCATAGCCAAACTCACCTGGCTGAGGGATAGTATTGAATATCCATTCCTGTTTACCAGTACGAATGTTAAAGGCCCTGATATGACCCGGTGCAGCAGGCAGGCGCTCGGAGTTTAACGCTCCCATAATGATCAAATCTTTGTATACCGCGCCTGCGGTATGATAACGATAGTCAAGGCTTTTGACCTCACGTCCTAGGCCTTCTGTCAGATCAATTCTACCTTTTTTTCCAAAATCAGAAATCAGTTTACCATTAGTCGCATCCAATGCATACAGATACTGATCGGCTGAAAAAAGGATTCTTTGATCCTCATCATCTTCCCAGAAAACCAGCCCTCTGGTAAAACTTCCACGATCCGTCCCCTCATAGGGATTAAACTCCCATATCTTTGTTCCATTGGCAGCATTGACAGCAAAAACTTTAAGGCCAGGCGATACACCATAAAGAATATCATTGACAATGAGGGGATTTGCCTGTATATAGTTAGCACCGCCTTTACCTTGCTGACCAGCATGATATGTCCAGGCGACCTCTAGTGTACTTACATTTTTTTTATTGATCTGGTTTAAAAGAGAGTAATGAGACCGTCCTGGATCGCCCAGATAACTACTCCATTCGGTATAATTTGCCTGTTCTTCACGAGAAAAATCAGACTTTTCTTGTGTACAGGAAGATAATAACATAACTCCTGCCAGCCCTAAGGGTAAGTAGTAGGTCAGTTGCATTTTTCAGGTAAATAGATTGGCTAAAGCTTAAGGTATTCAGTGTTAAATTTTGTATTTTTTTTTGAAAAGTAAAATGCTTTCATGGATTATTACGAAGTATTTGACAAAAGCTTCTTCATGACTAATCAGCCATAATTTTCACACACTGCACAAACAAAGAGAAGAGACTCTTATCGGATGGCATAAAACGATTATGATCAGCATACCAAAGTTTCTCAAGATCATTTTGTATTTAATAAAGTGACTTTGGCAATTCTTTGACGCTGTTAAACTGATCATTTCTCTTACAACTTATACGCTCATCATTTATTTCAATTAATGTGTTAATATGACACATATATTATTAAAAGTTTAGGTAAATCTCTGCTTCCTGACTTTTTTTATTTCTTACCATCTGCTTTCTTTTACTCAATCGTTAAGTGAAATTGAGCGCAAGATTCAGCAGATACTTCATTATATTGCAAGAGGGAAATGTAATTGTTTCCTGCATTTTAACATAACCTATCCTGCGCACCTATGAGTCAAAAATTACGCTATCTCCTGTTCTTCTTGAGTTTTCCCTTATTAGTCTGGAGTCAGGAAAAACAGCCTCTCCTCACGTCGGACGTGCTCAAGATCAAAACTGCTGATCAGATCAGTATTTCACCTTATGGCAACCGAGCGGTTTATGTAGTTACCAGTATTGTAGAAGACGAAGAGCAGGATTACAAATACCTGAGACATCTCTGGCTGGCTAACCTTGATCACGATAATCCATCGGTACAACAACTTACCTATGGAGATCAAAGTGATGGGCAGCCAAGCTGGTCGCCAGATGGGAGCAAAATCGCTTTTGTGCGTAAGCATGAGGATAAATCTCAGATATGGATATTACCACTAACGGGTGGAGAAGCTTATGTATTGACAAAGGTCAAACATGGCGCATCTAACCCGCAATGGTCGCCCGATGGAACTCAAATTCTTTTTACTTCCAATATTCCTATGGAAGAGCTCAGTGGAACGCCCGCCTGGGATTATGAAAGGCCGGGGCGTACTTTTGGGGATACCCCCAATTTTAAAAATGACAGTAGCGAACAGATGCAGGTAAGTCCTGATGGTGACCTGGAGTCGGTAAGGGCCTGGCTGGCTAAAAATGCCAGTAAAGAAAACCCCAAGGTAATCAACCGCCTGGATTTTCAGGGAGAGCTGGGATTGGACAATCAGGTGCTTTTTCAACATCTCTTTGTTATAAATGCCCAGCCGAATGCGGCCCAGCCGGGTGCGCGCACTGAGTCTGATACAGCTCAACAAATTACCGATGGCTTTCAGAACTTCCAGTCTCCTTCCTGGTCACCGGATGGAAACCGTATCGTATGCAGTTCCATCAGCTATACACAAATGCCCGATCGGGAAATTGACAGCGACCTGTGGGAAGTAGTGGCCGATGGCTCAGGCAGCCACCAATTGCTCGATATGCCAGACATGCGCCTTTACAGCCCTGCGTATTCTCCTGATGGAAAAATGATCGCTTTTTCTTCCTCCTCCTTAACTGACATCACCTACGCACAAACGGAGTTGGGGATTGTTCAGGCTGACGGATCAGCAGTCCAAATTCTAACCAACAACTTTGATCGCCGTATCAGCGACATCAAATGGAGCGCTGATAACAAAGAGATTTACTTTACTGCACCCAATGAAGGTTACGTACCATTGTACAAGATCAGCGTTCGTAATGGCCGTACAGCTATTGTTTTAGGAGAGCAACTAGGCATCAATGGCTATGACGCGCATGAGGATGTGATTGTCTATGCCGCTACTGAGGTTACCCAACCTTATGAACTCTATATGGCTGACGCCAAAGGAAGTAATGCCCAGCAGCTGACTACTCTCAATAGCGATTGGCTGGCTGATAAGCAGATGATACAGCCCCAGCGATACAGTATAGAGAACGAAGGGCATAATGTGGAATACTGGGTGATGGAGCCGGTCAACCGCCAGCCCAATATGCAATATCCCGTAGTACTGGAAATGCATGGCGGCCCTTCAGCCATGTGGGGACCGGGAGAATTCAGTATGTGGCATGAGTTTCAGTTGCTATGCAGTTGGGGGTATGCCGTAGTCTATGCTAATCCTATTGGCAGCAGCGGTTATGGCGATGCCTTCCGCCGTGCCAATTATCAGAATTGGGGCAAAGGGCCAGCCAACGATGTACTGTCTGCTCTGGATGATGCCATGCAAAAACATACGTGGATGGACAATGAGCAACAATTCATTACCGGAGGCAGCTATGCCGGATATCTTACCGCCTGGATCGTTTCCCAAACTAACCGTTTTGATGCTGCAGTAGCGCAGCGAGGGGTATATGAATTGGAGTTCTTTTTTGGTGAAGGCAATGCCTGGAGACTGGCTCCTGACCATTTTGGAGGCTATCCCTGGGAGGCAGAAGCTAAGGCCTCAATGGAAGCTAATTCCCCCCAAACCTTCGTCTCCAATATTCAAACACCCCTGCTCATCATGCATGCCGATACGGATCTGCGTACCGGGGTAAGGCAATCTGAACTGCTTTACCGAAGCCTGAAAGTGCTGAAAAGACCGGTAGAATATGTCCGTTATCCAGGGGAAGGACATGAGCTTTCACGTTCAGGCAATCCGCTGCGCCGCATGGACAGACTCAACCGTATCGTAGAGTTTTTTGAAAGGTATGCTGAACATTCAGACAAACCTGCGGCTACCCTGATAGATGCAGCAGGTCAGGAATAATTTGCTTAACTTATGAGAAACCCCACAAAATTATGAGAAATAAGCTTTTAATCACTCTTTTTATATTGGTGTCAGTGACTGCCTGTGAATTCAGGAGCGAGTCCAACAACAATGGAGGGGTGCGGCAGCTATCACAAAGCATCCAGCGGGATGAAGCAGAAGTTGTTAAGACCAATATATCCATGAAGGCTGGCAAGCTCACTTTGAAAGGAGGCGCTGAAAATCTGGTAGATACTGACATCACTTCCAGCCGTGAGGATTGGCAACCCACCATTGACTATACTTCTACTGGTAAGACCGGGCGACTACGCATAGAACAGCCTGACATTGATGGCATCAATTTTAATTTTGGTGAAGACGAGACCAATAACTGGGTCATTCAACTCAATGATGATTTGGTGCAGGATCTGGATCTTCAAATAGGTGCCGGTGAAACAGAAATAGACCTTCGGGGACTCACATTGAACAGTGTCAACGTGGATGCTGGTGTAGGTGAGCATAGCATCAATCTAGCCAATACTTCCGTCCCTGAGCTGGATATCAATGCCGGTGTGGGTGAGGTATCAGTTGATCTGAGCGGTAAATGGAATAATGATCTGGATGCTGAAATCAATGGAGGAATCGGAGAGCTAAACCTGCTCTTGCCCAATGATATTGGCATTCGCGTGGAAGTCAGTGGTGCGCTGGGCGCTGTTAATGCCCCTGAGTTGGATAAAGATGGACGGGTGTATACCAATGCACTCTATGGTGAATCAGAGTATTTGTTGACACTTGAGATCAAAGCAGGTATAGGTACCGTTAACATAAGCCTGGAATAGGTTTGTGCTGATGCGCACGCATAGGAAAGCAAACAGCATTGTAGCCACAGCAATGCATTAATTTAACAACAGTACAAGGCTACTTTATGCTTTATTTACAGGAACAAAACAATCACATTTGGGTTAGAAGAGCAGCATTTGATGTTGCTCTTTTTTTTCTAACAAACATTTTTCTTATGTCTGCAAAAAAACGATTTACCCAGATTTCTTTTACCTCACTGATGCTCTCGCTGATGCTGTTCAACACTTCCTGCCAGGAGTTTTTGGAAGAGATCAAAGATGAATTGAAAGGAAATAAGGATCAGGAATTACCAGAAACTGTGGTGATCAACCAACAGGCTTTGTACCCTGAAGGCGTTGAATTTGACCCTTTGAGCGGCCAGTTTCTCGTATCTTCCTTAACCCAGGGCACTATCGGCAAAGTGGATGATGAAGGACAGTATACGCCTTTTATTGAAGATGATGATTTTGTAGCCACCATTGGGATACAAGTGGATATTTCTCTCAAACGCTTGCTGGTCTGCATATCCGATCCTAATGCTGGAAACCTGGCTGCGCTAGGCATCTATGATCTGAACAATGCTGACAGGCTGGAGTATGTCAACCTGGGTGAAAGTCTGGCACCCGGAGAGCCTCATTTTGCCAATGATGTAGCAGTAGATGATGAAGGAAATGCTTATGTAACGGATAGCTTCTCTCCTTATATCTATAAGGTAGCCAGAAATGGGGATGCAGAGATCTTTCTCTCAGACGACACATTTGCTACACCGGCAGGAGCATTTGGATTGAATGGCATCATCTATCATCCGGATGGTTATCTCATTGCCGGTTTTTCGGCAACCAATTCACTTTATAAAATCCCCCTGGATGATCCTTATGACTTTAGCCAGATTCATCTGGATGCAGCGCTTACTGGTCCGGATGGTTTGTATCTAAGCCGCAATGCCAAAACGCTAATTGTAGTTAATAATGCCGG harbors:
- a CDS encoding toast rack family protein — its product is MRNKLLITLFILVSVTACEFRSESNNNGGVRQLSQSIQRDEAEVVKTNISMKAGKLTLKGGAENLVDTDITSSREDWQPTIDYTSTGKTGRLRIEQPDIDGINFNFGEDETNNWVIQLNDDLVQDLDLQIGAGETEIDLRGLTLNSVNVDAGVGEHSINLANTSVPELDINAGVGEVSVDLSGKWNNDLDAEINGGIGELNLLLPNDIGIRVEVSGALGAVNAPELDKDGRVYTNALYGESEYLLTLEIKAGIGTVNISLE